A genomic segment from Aegilops tauschii subsp. strangulata cultivar AL8/78 chromosome 1, Aet v6.0, whole genome shotgun sequence encodes:
- the LOC109745850 gene encoding pre-mRNA splicing factor SR-like 1 isoform X1, producing the protein MEIQTSGKPIDMLMEKVLCMNILSSDYFKELYQMKTYHEVIDEIYNQVDHVEPWMTGNCRGPSTAFCLLYKFFTMKLTVKQMHGLLKHPDSPYIRAIGFLYLRYVADPKILWTWYEPYLKDDEEFSPGSNGRMTTMGVYVRDLILGQYYFDSILPRVPVPVVRQVTTNLEKMKLPTKLSGVTGDSRHGSEDTARRPSSVKASLSVSFGQRAPHRASTRDSSLVRRTVTQDDHRRSSSPFRRSVSREGPYNDRQRSTVWPYNDRSSHDREGNRLSCDRDTGRSSHDRDTGRSSRHRERDRSSHDRERDYDRDSRDCDYYRSRHSEERRDYRSECDNSRHRRSSSCHRSRSRSRSRSRSRSRSKNEHRSSPFGDTSKEKAAAASSNLAKLKDLYGDVTEKKDDGDARRLHHDSCAEEVIRLGGPRWR; encoded by the exons ATGGAGATACAGACTTCAGGGAAGCCCATTGATATGCTGATGGAGAAGGTTCTCTGTATGAATATTCTTTCTTCTGATTACTTCAAGGAGCTCTACCAGATGAAGACCTATCATGAGGTCATTGACGAGATCTACAACCAAGTTGATCATGTGGAGCCTTGGATGACTGGCAATTGCAGGGGTCCTTCCACTGCATTTTGTCTCCTCTACAAGTTCTTCACAATGAAGCTTACTGTGAAACAGATGCATGGTTTGTTGAAGCATCCTGACTCCCCATACATTAGAGCT ATAGGATTTTTGTATCTTCGGTATGTTGCAGATCCAAAGATCCTATGGACATGGTATGAGCCCTACTTGAAGGATGATGAG GAATTCTCCCCTGGATCTAATGGTCGCATGACAACCATGGGTGTATATGTGCGTGATCTTATACTTGGACAG TACTACTTTGATAGTATCCTTCCAAGAGTTCCTGTTCCAGTAGTTCGTCAAGTAACAACCAATCTTGAGAAGATGAAGCTGCCTACCAAGCTTTCTGGGGTGACTGGAGACAGTCGCCACGGATCAGAGGACACTGCCCGTCGCCCCTCTTCTGTTAAAGCTTCTCTGTCGGTTTCTTTTGGACAGCGTGCGCCACACCGTGCTTCCACACGGGATTCTTCCCTAGTGCGGCGAACAGTCACCCAAGATGATCATCGGAGATCATCTTCACCATTTCGTCGCAGTGTAAGTCGGGAGGGGCCTTACAATGACCGACAGAGAAGCACGGTGTGGCCTTACAATGACCGTTCAAGTCACGACCGAGAAGGTAACCGTTTAAGCTGTGACCGAGATACTGGCCGCTCAAGCCATGACCGAGATACTGGCCGTTCAAGCCGTCACCGAGAGCGTGATCGTTCAAGCCATGACAGAGAGCGTGATTATGACCGTGACAGCAGGGATTGTGACTATTACAGGTCCAGGCATTCAGAAGAAAGAAGGGATTACCGAAGCGAGTGTGACAACAGTAGACACAGACGCTCCAGCTCATGTCATAGGAGCAGAAGCCGGAGTCGTAGCAGGAGCAGGAGCCGGAGTCGGAGCAAGAATGAGCATCGATCTAGTCCATTTGGGGATACAAGCAAAGAGAAGGCTGCTGCTGCCTCGAGTAACCTAGCTAAGCTGAAAGACCTGTACGGCGACGTAACTGAGAAGAAGGATGACGGTGATGCCAGGCGGCTTCACCATGATTCATGTGCCGAGGAGGTTATTAGGCTGGGAGGCCCTAGGTGGAGATAA
- the LOC109745850 gene encoding pre-mRNA splicing factor SR-like 1 isoform X2 translates to MEIQTSGKPIDMLMEKVLCMNILSSDYFKELYQMKTYHEVIDEIYNQVDHVEPWMTGNCRGPSTAFCLLYKFFTMKLTVKQMHGLLKHPDSPYIRAIGFLYLRYVADPKILWTWYEPYLKDDEEFSPGSNGRMTTMGVYVRDLILGQKLCQLAGQIS, encoded by the exons ATGGAGATACAGACTTCAGGGAAGCCCATTGATATGCTGATGGAGAAGGTTCTCTGTATGAATATTCTTTCTTCTGATTACTTCAAGGAGCTCTACCAGATGAAGACCTATCATGAGGTCATTGACGAGATCTACAACCAAGTTGATCATGTGGAGCCTTGGATGACTGGCAATTGCAGGGGTCCTTCCACTGCATTTTGTCTCCTCTACAAGTTCTTCACAATGAAGCTTACTGTGAAACAGATGCATGGTTTGTTGAAGCATCCTGACTCCCCATACATTAGAGCT ATAGGATTTTTGTATCTTCGGTATGTTGCAGATCCAAAGATCCTATGGACATGGTATGAGCCCTACTTGAAGGATGATGAG GAATTCTCCCCTGGATCTAATGGTCGCATGACAACCATGGGTGTATATGTGCGTGATCTTATACTTGGACAG AAACTATGCCAACTAGCTGGACAAATTTCTTAG